In the Halococcus salsus genome, GACCCGCGCGTTGTGCGCGTGGTCGACGGGCCGGAAGATCCGATGTTTGATCAGCGGTCTTACGCCCTCTTCGCGGAGTTCCTCCCGTAAGGCCATCCAGTCGTAGCCTTTGTCGGCGGCGAGGCTGAGCAGGTCGCCCGCGTTCCGCAGGGCGACCTGCTCGCCGATCTGGGTGTCATGGCGTCTTGACATGGTACAGTGAACGTCCAGCACCGCCAGAGAGTCCGTGTCGACGAGCGCGGTGGCTTTGAGCGTCTGTACGCGATAATCCGTGCGACGGCAGTAGTGGCGACTCGCGTTCTCGCGGTCGAAAAACGTCGAGTCGATCGCGGCGTGACCCGAAGGCTCGTGCAGTTGCGCCGAGAGGCGCAACAGCACTCGCCAGATCGCCACGGTGAACCTGTCGAACGCTTTGACTAACGTCGAGTGATGAGGGAGATCGGCCGCCTCAAGGCCGATCTTCCGGAGTATTTGCGGCATCTCGCTCAGGAGATCGAGCGCGGCGCGATAGGATTTCTCGAGGTAAACCCGGAGACAGTGGAGCGAAACGAGGGCATGGTCGGCGAATCCGCCGCCTCCAGCGGGGGCGGCGGATTCGTCTCGTCCACCGACAGCGTTTTTGGCTAACGTAACTGCGCGAGTCGTGAAGCGGGAAACTTTGGACATAGCATCTCATGGTTTCCCGCTTCAGCTCCCTTCCTCTCACGGTTCATCCTGCCGCCGTCTAGCGGTTCACCAGAGCCGAGTACGCTAAATAGAGCTGTTCCTTTAGATCCAAAGTAAGTCAGCACGCTTTCCCCTCTCAAAGAGATAGCACAGGTAGTGAAGCGAATATGGGACTATCGGGTAACTCTCGTCGTACTCTGTACGCTGGCGTTTTTCGCGACGATGGTCGCTCGATTGGTCATCAGTCCAGTGGTGCCGGAAATCGTTGACACGTTCGATTCCTCGAGCAGTATCCTCGGACTCGCTCTGACTGGTCTCTGGATGGCGTACGCGTTCGTGCAGTTTCCAAGCGGTGTTCTCGCCGACCGATACGGTGAGCGACGTGTTATCCTCGCTGCAGTTGGACTCACAACGGTCGTTAGTGCCCTACT is a window encoding:
- a CDS encoding IS5 family transposase encodes the protein MSKVSRFTTRAVTLAKNAVGGRDESAAPAGGGGFADHALVSLHCLRVYLEKSYRAALDLLSEMPQILRKIGLEAADLPHHSTLVKAFDRFTVAIWRVLLRLSAQLHEPSGHAAIDSTFFDRENASRHYCRRTDYRVQTLKATALVDTDSLAVLDVHCTMSRRHDTQIGEQVALRNAGDLLSLAADKGYDWMALREELREEGVRPLIKHRIFRPVDHAHNARV